From the genome of Brassica oleracea var. oleracea cultivar TO1000 chromosome C4, BOL, whole genome shotgun sequence:
AGTTGGTGGAAATGACACAAGTCAGCCTGTTATTGATAACAGAGTGCCAGCATCTACAGCTGCACCAATGAAAGCGCCTGGCATCGGTAAAAGTCTACTTTCAGGTGAGACTTAACGGAAAATATCGAATATCTACTGGCTTTTTCACTAGAAAGTTTATTTTGGTTAAGTAAATCAATGTTTTGATTTTCCTCCACTTCTGTTTTTTCTCTAGGCAATGCAAATGCTAGTTGCAAAAACGTTGGTAGTAACAGAGCTGAGACTGCTCACCCCGTCATTTCTCAGCATATTGTACAAGGCAATACAAGCTCAAGTGTCTTACAAAAAAGTGGAGTAAGTGTCATCATCTTTTGTATTTCTCCTTGACTAGAATTGGAATTATCGACTCTAAGACTATTAGTTAAACTATTTCTAGTGTTGGCCAGTGTTTTGTCAATTTATGCGCTTTTTTTTCTGTTCCAGAGCAAAGCAAATCATTCCGAAGGTGTAAGATGTGGCCAGCCAGATCCTCCTGTTCAGTTAACTTCAAGAGAACTGGAATCAGTGAAAAATGTTGGTAGCAACTTGTCGAGTGACCAGTTACCCAAAATAGTCAATGGAAACCATCAGGTATTTTCTATATCCTTGAATAGTTGGAGGCAGCTGGTATGATTTCATGATCCTTACTTTTGATTTTTTTGTTTTTCTGCTTGATTCAGCCTTCTCTGGACAATTCTGGCTTCTGGAACATCCCGGGAAATACAATTGCTCCTGGACATAGTCAACTGGATATGCTATATTTGACAAACCTCGAGGAATCTCTTGACAAAGACCTGGAGGAAGCACAAGAACGTAAACGCCTTTGTGAAATTGAAGAGAGGAACGCTCTCAAAGTTTATAGAAAGGCACAAAGATCGTTGATTGAGGCAAATGCCAAATGTGCAGAACTTTACAGTAAGAGAGAAACTTTATCTGCTCACTATGGATCTCTTATTGTGCGTGACACCAGATTGCTGTGGCCTTCTATACATCATGAGCACCCTGAAACTGGGTTTCGGTTCGTGAGTAACAGTGCTGAAAACATTGATTCGGCAACCAAAACGGACAACCCTCAGCATACTCAGCTAGAGACCAACCACATACATAACAACGAAAATGGTGGCATTCATTCTCTACATCGTCCCAATAGTGGACAGAATTTGGGTTCAGAGCCGTGCAGTGATCATGATGCTAGCACCTCGGATGGATTGCCTTACAGTGAGAAGCAAACTGCAAGTAGACTAGGCTCCCCGTCTAGCGATGCTCACATTTTGGCAGAAGATGAGTCATTTCCAGTAAACCATGAATCTACCGAAGGGAACATTGGGCATCAAGCAGAAAATCTTGAGCAAACACTAGGCAATCAGAATTCCTTGCTTATTGAAGCATCATTAAGATCTAAATTATTTGAGCGTCTGAGTATGCGGGAAGAATCTAGAGGTGGCACATGTGCCAATGGAGAGACTGTGGTAGATAGAGGGGTTGCAAGTGAACGAACCCAGAGAGATGGAAGTAGTCCTGTCTCCGAAAAAGTTCAGCATAGTGATTCTAAAAGTAAGTAGTTTATTCATAAGAGATTTGCATTTTTCTTGGTTATTTGGCTGGGCATTCACTTGACAAAAGGAGAAAAGTCATTTGCAGCCTTATTTTACTTTCAAGTCCTACTCTTAGAGATGATTGAGCTCAACTGCGGATAGCAAATGCGTGGTTCTTCATGTGCTTTAGTTTTTTTTAACACGTCTTCCTATTTTTTAATCTCAGAGCCAGACGCCAATAAACTGCAAGGAAGTCCCTCGGAACCACCAGTTGAACGCAGCACAATCATGGAGAATTTTGGATCATCTGTAGATATGGAGTCCCATGAAACTTCTCCAGAGGATGACCTTTTGTTGTCTGTAGCTTCAGCCGGCCCTTTATTTCGGAGCACAATTAATCATCTAAAGGTCCCTGGGTCTTCTATTACATCTCTGGGAACAGAATCTACACTTGAAAACAAGTCATATAGCGTATACAGTGATGTTAGACAACGTAACAGCTTGACTAGAACTCCAGTATATGAGAGAAAAGTTGACCTTTACACCTCTAATTTGAAGATGGACCCTTTTCGGCCTCTCTGCATGTACGAGTTGCGTGGAAGATGTAATAATGATGAATGCTCTTGGCAACATTTCAAGGATTTCGCTGATGACGGTTTGCATCAAAGTCAGAACGATCCTCCGGGTATGGCAGAAAATATGTATATAAGAATTCTAGAAACGATATTTTCTTTGCTAGAATTATAATTTTATGCGTTTTGCAGATTGTAATGTTGCGTCAAGTTTACATGAGAAGCAAGGATCACAGATTTTTGACGTGGTGCATTCACCAACTTATCTTGTCTGCTTGGATACAATGAAGGTTGATTCGTGGTCTTACGAGTCCCTTCTGGCTCAAAGACATGGGCAAATATGGGGGAAGCACTTTAGTGTCTGCCTCGCCTCATCGAACTTGCTTTACAAGAATATACCTGCAAGGGAAAACGAAGGTCGAATTGAAGTCCTAGGAAATCCAAGAACACACTCATCATACCTTAGGATCAAACATAGCTTGATGGTTTGTCTTTTTCTCTCTTTTTATTTAAACCTTTAATTATGATAATATCAAGCTGCAGATCTGACCAATGCTGCATTCTTTTATTGAAATTCTTACTACTGTATTGCACTCCCCTGCTTGGTGCATTCGTAGAATCTCCTTAATCAAGGCTCAGTTGCTGCTCTTGAATCCGTGGAAATGGCTCTTACTGTTTTCTGTCGGGAAATTGACCACTCAGAAGGCTTGATCCAGGCAATGTTGTTTGATTCCTGTTAATACTGTGTAGTATCACTTTAGCTCTCGTTCTTATTCTGGTGGCCATTTTTCTTTTCAGGCCCTTTCTGTTCTTTCACGAGGTCTTGAAGGTGATCCAGCTTCTGAGATTCTTTGGATTGTGTATCTCCTAATTTACTATTCACATGAAGGATCAGATGGGAAAGATATGTTGTCTCTTGGGGTATGTTATCACCTATTGCAATATTGCCTACATCTACATAGCCACACATCTACATTTTATGATTGATTATTTCTGTACGTTTGCATATATGTGTGTCCATATACATACAAAATTTGATGATTGTGATTCACTCAGCACTGGTTTCACAGTGATTTTGCAGTATGATTTTAATCTTTCCTGTGAATGCTTCACAATTGTGCAGCCTTAGTTTTATACGAGATAACTTTTTTTTAACTTTTCAGGTCAATCTGTGTAGCGGATCATACGTAATATGGCTTATGTACATCAACAGTCGAGGACAACTTAACGATCAACTAATTGCATATGATGCTGCCCTCTCGGCGCTCTGCAACCATGCTTCTGGGTCTATTGACAAGGATCATGCCAGCGCTTGCATATTAGATCTTTCATTGCAGATGTTCAACCTTATGTGCATTTCTGGGAACGTTTCGAAGGCAATCCAGAGAATATCCAAGCTACACGCTCCAGCAGCAGTTTCGGAGGACCCTGACTTTTCAATGATGTCTCAAATTCTGACATGCTTAACATATTCTGATAAATGTGTGTTCTGGATTTGTTGTGTGTACTTAGTTGTTTACAGGAAACTGCCTGGTTCGGTTGTCCAACGATTTGAGATGGAGAAGGAACTGCTAGAAATAGAATGGCCTTCAGTTGATTTGGTAGGTGATGTGAAGCAGACGGCTCTGAGTCTATTTGATAAAGGGATTTGTTCAGAAGAACTTTGCGTTAGTGATGACTCATCGGGAAATGGAAAACAAGAGCGCACTGCCGGGCTATTCGCTTTGAACCACGCACTGTTTATGATTGCAGTTGATGAGTTGGAAAAATGTAGGGACATTGTGAAGGCATCAGTTGAGCTCTACCCATCTTGCCTAGAGCTGAAACTGTTAGCAGCTAGGATGAAACCAAAGGAAACGTTGTCGTCTGTGTTTGAAGAGCTTCTCAAGCAGGAGCCAAAAGATGCTTCAGGCATACAATGGATTTGGAATCAGTACGCTGAATATGCTTTGCAAGGAGGAAGCAACGGCTCGGCAAGAGAGCTCATGTCCCGCTGGTATACCTCTGTATGGGATGTATCGTCCCGTAAGAAAAAGACAGCACTGACTAATGAAGAAACAGAGGAGGAAGGTGAGAGTGTTGCATCGGATCAGGTGGATGTGATGTTTGGATACCTTAATCTCACTCTCCATAACCTACTGCAAAGTAACTGGACCGGTGCTTGCTCGGCCATTGACCAAGCACTTAAAGCTACTGATCCTGATCATTTTATGCATTGCCTGAGAGAACATGCTGTGTTCCAGCTAATCAATTCGTTGCAAGCAACAGGCGAGTTTCCAGTCAACCTACAATTGAGATTACTCAACTCTTACCTTGATCAAGCAAGTTCTTTACCTGTAAAAGAGCCACTATCGTGGAAATTCATCAGCAACAGCGCTGAGAAACCAAGAGTGAGGAAGCTAGTAAGTAACCTTCTGGCGCCAGTTTCATCTGAACTCTTAGTGGTAAACACGGTTCTTGAAGCATGGCACGGACCATCTCTTGTACCGGAGAAGCTGAGTAAACAAAAGGAACTGGTGGATTTTGTGGAAACAATCCTAGGCTTGGTCCCGTGCAACTACCCGCTGGCTTTGTCTGTAAGTAAGCTGTTGAGGAAAGAAGAGGAGTCTGGTTCCTCGGGTGTTCACTTCTGGGCAGGTCTGAATCTTGTAAGTACAATTTCTTGTGCAATGCCAGTAGCTCCCGAGTATATATGGGTGGAGGCTGGAGAGATATTGAGCAATATCAACGGTTTCAAGACGAGAGCAGAGAGATTCTTGAGTAAAGCTGTGTCTGTATATCCAATGTCTGTGAAGCTGTGGAGATGTTATGGGAGTGTAGCTAGAAGTATAGAAGAGA
Proteins encoded in this window:
- the LOC106341869 gene encoding uncharacterized protein LOC106341869 isoform X1; this encodes MTTPIVGKQASASGSGKEEGELSTSDDDVQPMQTSTRAPLTEHVSAPSANTNIQRRLQPGKAESLITTPSKATHPVGRIVKKPAVSTTPIHGKKLPLRGNDNNLVIDFSDDDSGSESESKGRKQTPKIQPKGTVPGNRNPSSVLQTKLKGPFQIDNRGFTKKAPSASTFGHAATSKAPNLVLPKVIKKNSHTYERKVSKDTPRPEQTVDPNSSKLQDLRQQIAQREQWEIERKLKAVQTKKDDVNPKISQTRSLVMVSGNGKQLEPNEPAKKRLKVGGNDTSQPVIDNRVPASTAAPMKAPGIGKSLLSGNANASCKNVGSNRAETAHPVISQHIVQGNTSSSVLQKSGSKANHSEGVRCGQPDPPVQLTSRELESVKNVGSNLSSDQLPKIVNGNHQPSLDNSGFWNIPGNTIAPGHSQLDMLYLTNLEESLDKDLEEAQERKRLCEIEERNALKVYRKAQRSLIEANAKCAELYSKRETLSAHYGSLIVRDTRLLWPSIHHEHPETGFRFVSNSAENIDSATKTDNPQHTQLETNHIHNNENGGIHSLHRPNSGQNLGSEPCSDHDASTSDGLPYSEKQTASRLGSPSSDAHILAEDESFPVNHESTEGNIGHQAENLEQTLGNQNSLLIEASLRSKLFERLSMREESRGGTCANGETVVDRGVASERTQRDGSSPVSEKVQHSDSKKPDANKLQGSPSEPPVERSTIMENFGSSVDMESHETSPEDDLLLSVASAGPLFRSTINHLKVPGSSITSLGTESTLENKSYSVYSDVRQRNSLTRTPVYERKVDLYTSNLKMDPFRPLCMYELRGRCNNDECSWQHFKDFADDGLHQSQNDPPDCNVASSLHEKQGSQIFDVVHSPTYLVCLDTMKVDSWSYESLLAQRHGQIWGKHFSVCLASSNLLYKNIPARENEGRIEVLGNPRTHSSYLRIKHSLMNLLNQGSVAALESVEMALTVFCREIDHSEGLIQALSVLSRGLEGDPASEILWIVYLLIYYSHEGSDGKDMLSLGVNLCSGSYVIWLMYINSRGQLNDQLIAYDAALSALCNHASGSIDKDHASACILDLSLQMFNLMCISGNVSKAIQRISKLHAPAAVSEDPDFSMMSQILTCLTYSDKCVFWICCVYLVVYRKLPGSVVQRFEMEKELLEIEWPSVDLVGDVKQTALSLFDKGICSEELCVSDDSSGNGKQERTAGLFALNHALFMIAVDELEKCRDIVKASVELYPSCLELKLLAARMKPKETLSSVFEELLKQEPKDASGIQWIWNQYAEYALQGGSNGSARELMSRWYTSVWDVSSRKKKTALTNEETEEEGESVASDQVDVMFGYLNLTLHNLLQSNWTGACSAIDQALKATDPDHFMHCLREHAVFQLINSLQATGEFPVNLQLRLLNSYLDQASSLPVKEPLSWKFISNSAEKPRVRKLVSNLLAPVSSELLVVNTVLEAWHGPSLVPEKLSKQKELVDFVETILGLVPCNYPLALSVSKLLRKEEESGSSGVHFWAGLNLVSTISCAMPVAPEYIWVEAGEILSNINGFKTRAERFLSKAVSVYPMSVKLWRCYGSVARSIEEKRGVKIEEEARKKGITLVD
- the LOC106341869 gene encoding uncharacterized protein LOC106341869 isoform X2, yielding MLRLLKLPTLCFPSKLQDLRQQIAQREQWEIERKLKAVQTKKDDVNPKISQTRSLVMVSGNGKQLEPNEPAKKRLKVGGNDTSQPVIDNRVPASTAAPMKAPGIGKSLLSGNANASCKNVGSNRAETAHPVISQHIVQGNTSSSVLQKSGSKANHSEGVRCGQPDPPVQLTSRELESVKNVGSNLSSDQLPKIVNGNHQPSLDNSGFWNIPGNTIAPGHSQLDMLYLTNLEESLDKDLEEAQERKRLCEIEERNALKVYRKAQRSLIEANAKCAELYSKRETLSAHYGSLIVRDTRLLWPSIHHEHPETGFRFVSNSAENIDSATKTDNPQHTQLETNHIHNNENGGIHSLHRPNSGQNLGSEPCSDHDASTSDGLPYSEKQTASRLGSPSSDAHILAEDESFPVNHESTEGNIGHQAENLEQTLGNQNSLLIEASLRSKLFERLSMREESRGGTCANGETVVDRGVASERTQRDGSSPVSEKVQHSDSKKPDANKLQGSPSEPPVERSTIMENFGSSVDMESHETSPEDDLLLSVASAGPLFRSTINHLKVPGSSITSLGTESTLENKSYSVYSDVRQRNSLTRTPVYERKVDLYTSNLKMDPFRPLCMYELRGRCNNDECSWQHFKDFADDGLHQSQNDPPDCNVASSLHEKQGSQIFDVVHSPTYLVCLDTMKVDSWSYESLLAQRHGQIWGKHFSVCLASSNLLYKNIPARENEGRIEVLGNPRTHSSYLRIKHSLMNLLNQGSVAALESVEMALTVFCREIDHSEGLIQALSVLSRGLEGDPASEILWIVYLLIYYSHEGSDGKDMLSLGVNLCSGSYVIWLMYINSRGQLNDQLIAYDAALSALCNHASGSIDKDHASACILDLSLQMFNLMCISGNVSKAIQRISKLHAPAAVSEDPDFSMMSQILTCLTYSDKCVFWICCVYLVVYRKLPGSVVQRFEMEKELLEIEWPSVDLVGDVKQTALSLFDKGICSEELCVSDDSSGNGKQERTAGLFALNHALFMIAVDELEKCRDIVKASVELYPSCLELKLLAARMKPKETLSSVFEELLKQEPKDASGIQWIWNQYAEYALQGGSNGSARELMSRWYTSVWDVSSRKKKTALTNEETEEEGESVASDQVDVMFGYLNLTLHNLLQSNWTGACSAIDQALKATDPDHFMHCLREHAVFQLINSLQATGEFPVNLQLRLLNSYLDQASSLPVKEPLSWKFISNSAEKPRVRKLVSNLLAPVSSELLVVNTVLEAWHGPSLVPEKLSKQKELVDFVETILGLVPCNYPLALSVSKLLRKEEESGSSGVHFWAGLNLVSTISCAMPVAPEYIWVEAGEILSNINGFKTRAERFLSKAVSVYPMSVKLWRCYGSVARSIEEKRGVKIEEEARKKGITLVD